From the genome of Streptacidiphilus sp. PB12-B1b:
CGTGGACGCCCACACCGCCCTGTTCACCGAGGCTCTGGCCGAACTGGCAAGCTAGCGCCCGTGGACGACATCGACCGGGCCATCCTGCGCGAGCTGCAGACCGACGGCCGCATCCCGTACGCCGAGCTGGGCCCCAAAGTGGGCCTCTCCCCCTCAGCCGCCCGCCAGCGGCTGCAACGGCTGATCGACAGCCGGACGGTGCAGGTGGTCGGGGTCACCGACCCGATGAGAATGAGCGGGCAGGCCATGGCGCTGCTCGGCATATGCGTCGACGGGGACGCCCGGGCGGTCGCGGACCAGCTGGGCGACCGCGAGGAGGTGGTCTACAGCGTGCTCACCTCGGGCGGCTTCGACCTCTTCGCCGAGGTGGTGTGCCACCAGCCGCGGGAGCTGCTGGACTTCATCAATGACGTGGTCCGGCCGATCCAGGGCGTCACCCGGGTGCAGAACTTCCCGTACTTCGGCATCCACACGCACCGGTTCCTCTGGGACGTGTGACCGCCCGGGGGCCCGGACGCCGAAGCATCCGGGCCCCCGGGCGGTCAGGGCTCAGCCCTCCAAGGAGGTCATGCTGCGCTCTCGGTCAGCCCTCCAAGGAGGTCATACTGCGCTCTCGGTCAGCCCTCCAAGGAGGTCATGACGTGCTTCACGCGCGTGTAGTCCTCGAAGCCGTAGGCGGAGAGGTCCTTGCCGTAGCCGGACTTCTTGAAGCCGCCGTGCGGCATCTCGGCGACCAGCGGGATGTGGGTGTTGATCCACACGCAGCCGAAGTCCAGCCGCTTGGCCAGCCGCATCGCGCGGGCGTGGTCCTTGGTCCAGACGGACGAGGCCAGGGCGAACTCGACGCCGTTGGCGTGGGCGACGGCCTCCGCCTCGGCGGAGAACTTCTGCACGGTGATGACCGGGCCGAAGACCTCGTTCTGGATGATCTCGTCG
Proteins encoded in this window:
- a CDS encoding Lrp/AsnC family transcriptional regulator is translated as MDDIDRAILRELQTDGRIPYAELGPKVGLSPSAARQRLQRLIDSRTVQVVGVTDPMRMSGQAMALLGICVDGDARAVADQLGDREEVVYSVLTSGGFDLFAEVVCHQPRELLDFINDVVRPIQGVTRVQNFPYFGIHTHRFLWDV